The Punica granatum isolate Tunisia-2019 unplaced genomic scaffold, ASM765513v2 Contig00427, whole genome shotgun sequence genome contains the following window.
ctttgATTTGTAACAATTTATTTAGGTTGAGGGTATTTCCATCTCTTAATTGGATAATACACTCTTTGTTATTTGTTGTACCAAATTATCAAGCTTAAGTTTCAAAGCAATCCCAGTATGACACTTTTCATGTTTAGTCTACCCTACTCTACTTTAGAAAATTTGGAAATTTGGTCATGGTCGTTGGCTCATTCCAGCATATTAATTCGGTCATAGGTTTCTACATTGCATTATATCCATGCATTTTGCCAACTATATAAAGCATAAAAGAAACTACCTCATAAGCATGCGGTAATGACTGCTACAGTTAGTAAAATTATGAACATTACTCATGTGATTAACACTCATCCCTCTGTTTATTGCAATTTAATCTATCTTTCTTTTACCAGACGTTGTACGGTGAAACCACTTAAGAATCATCGGCAAACTCGAAGTATGTAGATATATCCCCATGAACTTTTATTGATCAGAGGAAAAGGATAATAGAGAGACTTGCAGAGATAAGGGAGAGACCTTACTGAATCCATCCATTAACATATTCACATTATAAACAAATAcaaacacatacatatatgacATTGAGCTGAAAAATGGTACCATTACAAGGAGAAATTAGAACTCTCAACAAAGAATAAGGTGAAGACCTAAGCACCTTAGGTCTAAACAAACTCATAAGCACCTAATACGAAGACCTAGAtacttatttgaaataaacACACCCTAAGAGAGACATAGTACAGCCTCCTACTCTTATTCTCTCTAACAATCAACAATAAGTCCCATGAAGAAAACAATTGACATTATAAAATTCTTGTagaacaaattattaattgatcTTGCCACAGACCTTCCTAATCTCCCCGGCGCTCCCCGTGAGAACCTCGATCGCCCCCATCCGCTTCATCGACTGCCCAAACTCAGTGAAGAACTTGGCCTGGCTGGTCAACTCATTCACGATATTACGGGCGCCCTTGTTGGTAAGGAGGGCGGCATCCGAGGTGAACAAGCCCTTGTTTTTCAGGAGCCCAGTGTAGAAGTCGCTGTCAAAGTCGGTGCCACTGCCCGGGTCCATGTCGAGGGTTGTGGTGGTGTCAGTGGGACTGCAGATATTTTTTAAGGTTTTGGCGTACTCAGCATCGATAGTTGGGTCCTGGTCGCCCTTCCCAGTGAAGTTGTAGAGGCGGGTGCTGAACGAGTTGCAATGAGAAAGTCCAATCGTGTGCCCTCCTATTTATAGTTTTGAGTAGACAGTTAGAACCCATCATTCCGGCTATAAGAAAGTTCAAAAATATAGGAAAAGCGATAAAGGGGAACACGACAGGTTCCAATAGATAAAATCAAATCCGAagcattttgattttgaattggTGACTCGTGCCACCACAATAGACCCCCTTCCGCTATCAGAAGATTCAGAACCCATAATTAATCAGCAGGTATAAATATAATTCCCATGCATGAAATTGATGTCCTGCCCTACCTTTTCAACCAGGTTCTAATATAGACCAGTTACTATTAATGATCGAGTTATTGATCAACCGGTGTCCCTGGAGGCTCTAGGGTACATCCGTTTATCAAAACAAAATACGAAACGGATCATGGGATTTGTACGAATAAAGGCACATATACCTGATAAGACCACGAGATCGTGAACAGTGAGTTTTTTGTTCTTGAAGCTGCTCTTGAGAGCGGTGAAGTTGGAGGATGGTGGAGGAAGGTTGCCGCGTGTTTCAGAAGCTCTAGACACCGTCCCATCTCTTCGGCCAGTCAGAACTTCCCACATTGATTTCTTAAACTGAAAACATCGACATTTTCGTTACATTGAGCAATCGCAGAGCCCAGAAAACTACATCAGTTGCAGTTGTGTAATTCTTTGTTCACTCTGTTCTTTAGGATAAACAAAACTTACTTGGAAGGAGACTGAATCCCGAGCAGCCA
Protein-coding sequences here:
- the LOC116190371 gene encoding peroxidase 39-like; the encoded protein is MTRMRSRVLVLVLVAVLVGVCKGGELRKNFYRKTCPDAEFIVKNVTWKHVSNNANIAAKLLRMHFHDCFVRGCDGSILINSTASNTAEKDAGPNLSLAGYDVIEDIKATLESTCPGIVSCADILTLAARDSVSFQFKKSMWEVLTGRRDGTVSRASETRGNLPPPSSNFTALKSSFKNKKLTVHDLVVLSGGHTIGLSHCNSFSTRLYNFTGKGDQDPTIDAEYAKTLKNICSPTDTTTTLDMDPGSGTDFDSDFYTGLLKNKGLFTSDAALLTNKGARNIVNELTSQAKFFTEFGQSMKRMGAIEVLTGSAGEIRKVCGKIN